The Halobaculum magnesiiphilum genome contains the following window.
TCCGGTGTGACATCTACGCCCTCCCCGACCAGCGCGAGCTGGCCGCGGCGCTGGACCGCATCGAACCCGCCGCGACCGACGGCGGCCTTCCCCGGTGAGCCCGCCGTGAGCCCGACCGGCTCGCCGAACGCGGGGACGCCGTCCGCGCAGCCGGCGCTCGATCGGTCCGCTCCGCGCCGGAAGGTCGGGCTCTCGGACGCGGCGGTGGCGACCGACGGCGCGGTGTTGGTCACCAGCGGGCTCGGGTCCTGCCTCGGGGTCGCGCTGCACGACCCGAACGTCGGCGTCGGCGGCCTCCTCCACGCGATGCTTCCGGCGTCCGACGGGCGCCCGGGCGCCCCCGAGAAGTTCGTCGTCGACGGCATCGACGCGACCGTCGCCGCGATGGTCGACGCCGGCGCCGACCCCGACGGACTCCGCGCGAAAACCGCCGGCGCGGCCGGGATGATCGAGTTCGAGACCGGCGGCGCCGACGGATCGGTCGGCGACCGAAACGTCGCGGCCGCGGAGGCGGCACTGCGCGACCGCGGGATCCCCGTCGTCGGGACGGACACCGGCGGCGCCCGCGGCCGGTCGCTCCGGTTCGACACGGCCACGGGCGCGCTGCACGTCTCCTACGCCGGCGGCGAGACGGTCGTGTTGTAACTCGGGTCCGCAGCCGACCTCAGATCGACTCGCTGTCACGTTATCCCGGCGCTCCAGAACCGAGATCGGGCACGAGACCCGCCGAACAAACCGTTATCGGGCACGATAATCCGCGGGATGGGTTTAAGTTTCGTTCGGGGGTGTTCAGGGGTAATGGGTCTCCTCACCGCGCTACCGGGAGCAGGGGTCGGCGGGATCCCAGGGGCCGACGCGACACTCCTCGTCTCGTTCGGGCTTCTGGGGGCCAGCCTGCTCGATCGCTTCCGCGACGGCGACGACGGGCCCGGGGACGTCGACGACGGCGGCGACGATCTGCTCGGCGGCGACGACGGCGCCTTCGGCGGCGACGGCGGCGGCGACGACGACGACCTCGGTGACCTCGGCGGCATGGACGACTGGGACGACGACGACCCCTTCGGGGGCGAGGACGGCGGCGGCGACGACGGCGTCGCCGAACTGGAGAAACGCGTCGACGACCTCGAAAACGAGGTCGCGAGCCTCTCCTCGACCGTCAACACGGTTCGCTCGGAGAACGAGGAGATCTCCGGGAAGGTCGAGGACATGGGGGAGGACGTCCGCAGCCTGCTCGACATCTACGAGATGGTGACGCGCGGGATCAACCCCTTCGTCGACGACGTGCAGGGCGGAGGAGACCTCGGCGGCGAGGGCGACTTCGGCCTGTTCGACGACGCGGGCGGCGACGGCGGCGACGACGAGGAGGACCTCGACGAGGACCTCGCCAGCGCCGACGCGGAGGGGTTCTTCGACGAGGACCTCGCCGGCGACGGGATGGACGACCTCGACGAGATGGACGAGGGCGACGACCTCGACGGGATGGACGACGAGGACGACCTCGGCGACATGGAGGGGATGGACGAGGCGGACGGCTTCGACGACGACCTCGACGGCTTCGGGGACGACGACGCGGATGACACCGATTCAGACACCATGGCGACCGACAACGGCGGCGGAAAGAGTTTCAGTGAACTGAAAGACGAGTACGAGTCGGGCGACGCCGACTGGGACGAGGGCGAGGCCCCGGACGACGGGGAGGGCGACGCGCTCGACGCCCTCGACGCCGAGCCGGAGTCCAACGGCCACGACGAGGCCGGCGACCTCGGAATGGGCGGCGAGGAGGAGCCGGAACCCGATCCGGATCCGGCCCCCGAATCGACGGCCGGCCCGACGGACCCGAGCCGACGCGGCGAGGGCGTCGACGAGAACGGCGGCTTCGAGTTCGTCGAGGAGGACGACCTCTCCGACGAGCCGGACAAGCCGTACCTCACGAGCCTGCCGGGCGACTACGTGGGCGACCTGATGGTGATGGAGTGGCTGGAGTTCCTCGTCGAGGAGTCGACCACGACCGACGCGGTGCGCGCGGTCAACTACTACGAGCGCGTCGAGTGGATCGACGAGGAGGTCGCCGACCAGCTCAAGGGATTCCTCTCGGGCTTCGGCGACATCGACCGCAACCTCATGGACCGTCCCGGCACCGACCACCTCGACCTGGACCACCACACGCGCTCGCTCAAGTACATCATGCAGTTGACCGACGCCACGGCCGAGTCCGTCGTCATCGACCGGTGGCCGCAGCTCTCGGGGGGCATGCATGGGCCTCAGCGTTAGTGCCTCTGCTGGTGTCGTCTTCCTCGGCGTGTTCCTCGCGGTCGGCATCGTCTACCCCGCCGCGGCCAACGGCTTCGAGCAGGTGAGCGACGCACGCCACGACGCCGCCGACCGCGCGCTCGAGCGCGCGAACACCGGCGTCGACGTGACGAACGCGACGTACTACTCGGGCAACGACACCGTGGTCGTGCTCGCCGACAACGACGGGACGACGACGGTCGGCGTGAACGACGCGACGCTGCTCGTCGACAACGAGATCCCGCCGGAGGCGAACGTCACCCGGTCGGTCGAGGGCGACGCCGCGACGGCCCTGTGGCTCCCCGGGGAGACGGCCCGGTTCGAGATCGAGGTCGGCGCGACCGCGCCGAACCGCACGCAGGTCGTCGTCGAGCACGGCGTCCGCGACGCGATCGAGGTGAACTGAGATGGCGGGTGGGAGCGCCGCCGAGCTCATCCTGTTCATCGCGGCCATCGTCATCGCGGCGTCGGTCGCCGGCACCCTGACGAACGAGGTCGACCGCGTCAGCGACGCCATCTCGGCGAAGTCGCTCGACGTGGCCGGCGAGATCCGCGCCGACGCCGAGATCGTCTCCGACGCCGGCGCGCAGGTGTACAACCGCTCCGGCGACGAGAACGTCACCATCCACGTCCGTAACACGGGTGCATCGGATCTCCCGGCGGAGCCGGGGACGTTCGACGTCCTCCTGGACGGCGAGTACCAGACGGGCGTGAACGTCTCCGTCGTCGGCGGCGGCGAGATCTGGCACCGCGGCGACGTGGTTCGCCTCGAGTTCTCGACGCCGGACCTCCCCGACGGCGACCACCGGCTGAAGCTGGTCGTCAGCGGCGACGAGGAAGTGTTCCGATTCAGATCCTAAGCTGCACCACACCACCCACTCCTCACAACCCACCACCCACCTCTCACAACCAACCTCTCACAATGTCACGAGCACAACAGAACACGCTGCTGTCGATCGGCCTGCCCGAGCGCGACCAACTGAACAAGGAACTCGGCGGGGGGATCCCCCGCGGGTCCATCGTCCTCATGGAGGGCGACTACGGCGCCGGGAAGTCGGCGCTGTCCCAGCGGTTCGCGTACGGCCTCGTCGACGAGGGCGCGTCCGTCACCCTGCTGTCGACGGAGCTGACCGTCTCGGGGTTCATCGACCAGATGTACTCGCTGCGCTACGACGTGACGAAGCCGCTGCTCAACGAGGAGCTGCTGTTTCTCGCGGCGGACTTCGACTCCGGCGGCAACTTCTCCGAGAGCGACGCCGACCGCAAGGAGCTGCTCAAGCGCCTGATGGAGGCGGAGACGATGTGGAACTCCGACGTGATCATCCTCGACACGTTCGACTCCATCCTCCGCAACGACCCCACCTTCGAGGCGCTCGTGCGCAACAACGACGAGCGGCAGGCCGCCCTGGAGATCATCTCGTTCTTCCGCGACATGATCTCCTCGGGCAAGGTGATCGTGCTCACCGTCGACCCCTCCGCCGTCGGCGACGACGCCATCGGCCCGTTCCGCTCGATCGCCGACGTGTTCTTCGAGCTGCAGATGGTCGAGGTCGGCTCCGACGTGCGCCGGAATATCTCCGTCAAGCGCTTCGCCGGGATGGGAAGCCAGGTCGGCGACTCGATCGGCTTCTCGGTGCGCTCGGGCACCGGGATCGTCATCGAATCGCGCAGCGTCGCCTGAGCGGCCGCCGTCCGAGCGGCCCTCGCGGGAGCGACGGCGGCGACCACGAGTGCGAGCGCCGGGAGGAGCGCGCGACCGCCCCTCCGAGTGGGTCGCCGCCGACGCTCATCGCTCGCCGCCGGGAGGTCACTGTCGTCCCCGGACGCGTCCTCCGGCGCCGTGTATTGTTATCGCCGGTGATAGCTCGCGGGGAGGGTTTAAGCCTCGTTCGCGGGTGTGTCGTCGTAATGAGCATCACCCTCGCCGGGAGCCGGGGGCGCGGTGCCGTCACGGCCGATGACGGGTGCCGGTCGTCGTCGGCGCGGAGGTGCATTCGATGACAGATCAAGGACAGGCGAACCCCTCGAGCGAGCTGAAGCAGCTGGCGATGAAGCGGCCGCATCTGCGCGAGCACCTGCAGAAGTTCAAGCAGATCACGGGGGAGTTCCCGATGTTCGTCGACGAGATCGAGGGCGAACACGAGGCCCGCCGCCCGAACGTGCTGTACCCGGTCGGCGGCCCGATCTTCTGTCACGTGTACGGCGACTTCGGACAGGACACGAAGTACTACACCGTCGAGCCGACGCTGTCGGGCGCCGAGGAGGAGGTGCTCGACACGGTGAAATCGAAGCTGCTGCGCCAGAGCGGCCACAAGCCCGCCCCCGAGGGGGAGTCGGGATACGACGACCTCATCGAGGAACTGCTGGAGGACGTCACCGCCGTCACCGAGGAACAGGGCCAGCGCAACGTCCTCTCGACGATCAAGAACTTCGGCCGCGTCGAGGTGTCGAAACAGACGTACGACAACATCCGCTACCGGCTCAACCGTGACATCGTCGGGTTCGGGCCGCTGGAGCCGGTCATGCGCGACCCGGAGAACGAGGACATCCACGTCATCGGCCCGAAGGAGTGCCACGTCGACCACGGCGTCTTCGGCATGCTGGAGACGACCGTCGACTTCGGGACGCCAACGGAGTTCGACAACTGGCTGCGCAACATGGGCGAGCGGATGGGCGACCCCGTCTCCGACTCCAACCCCATCATCGACTCGACGCTGCCGGACGGGTCGCGTATCAACATCATCTACTCCGACGACGTGTCGATCAAGGGCTCCTCGCTCACCATCCGCCAGGGCGAGGAGACGCCCCTCTCGATCAACCAGATCACGAAGTGGGGAACGCTCAGCCCCGAACTGGCGGCGTACCTCTGGCTGTGTCTGGAGAACGAGCAGACCGTCTTCGTCGTCGGGGAGACGGCGTCCGGGAAGACGACGACGCTCAACGCCGTCCTCTCGTACATCCCCCGGGACTCGAAGATCTACACCGCGGAGGACACCGCGGAGGTCGTCCCGCCCCACAGCACGTGGCAGCAGCTCCTGACGCGGGAGGGCGACGGCGGCGATTCCAACGACGTGGACATGTTCGACCTCGTCGCCGCCGCGCTGCGCTCGCGCCCCGACTACATCATCGTGGGTGAGGTCCGCGGCGCCGAGGGTCGCATGGCGTTCCAGGCGGCCCAGACGGGTCACCCGGTCATGCTGACGTTCCACGCCTCCGACATCGTCTCGATGATCCAGCGGTTCACCTCCGAGCCGATCAACGTCCCGGAGACGTTCATGGACGTGGCCGACGTGGCGCTGTTCCAGAACCGCGTCAAGCAGGGGGACGACGTGCTGCGTCGGGTCACCTCGGTGCAGGAGATCGAGGGGTACTCCAAGGAGATGGACGGCGTCGTCACCCGGCAGGTGTTCGACTGGGACCCCGTGGAAGACGAGATCGTCTTCCGCGGGCGCAACAACTCCTACGTGCTCGAAGAGCAGATCGCGACGCTGCTGGGCTACGCCGACACCCGCGACATCTACGACGACCTGAGCTTCCGCGCGGAGCTCATCGAGCGGATGATCCAGGAGGGCATCCTCGGCTACCACGAGGTGAACGAGGCGATCACCTCCTTCCAGCGCGACGGCGTCGACGGGCTCCCCTTCGACATGCACCGCACGACCTGAGCGCCGCGCATGAGCACGAACAGCGCGTCCGCGTCCGACTTCTTCCCCGACTCCGCAGCGGAGCTCGCCGCCGATCTGGTGGCGTCGTACGACGCGCTGGACATGTCCAAGCGGAAGTACGTCGGCTACATCCTGGCCCCTTCGGCGGCGTTCTTCCTGCTCACGATCGTCGGCGCGTTCCTGCTCCCGCTGCCGGTGACGGTCCGCCTGCCGATCCCCGCGCTCGGGACCCTGATACTCGTCGCGGCGGTGTTCTACCCGAAGCTGTACCTCAACGGCCGCCAGGTCGCCATCGAGAACCAGCTCCACCTGGTGATGACGCACATGACGGTGCTGTCGACGACGAACATCGACCGCATGGAGGTGTTCCGGACGCTCGCGACCGAGGAGGAGTACGGCGCCGCCGCAGACGAGCTCGCGCGCGTCGTCCACCTCGTCGACACGTGGAACCAGTCGCTCGACGACGCGCTGCGCCGGCGGGCGAAGGAGGTCCCCTCGGACGTGTTCTCGGACTTCTTCGACCGCCTCGGCTACACCATCGGCGCCGGGCAGACCCTCGACGACTTCCTGCTGTCCGAGCAGGACGCGGTCATCCAGAACTACATCACGGTGTACGAGGGGGCGCTGGCGAACCTGGAGGTCATGAAGGACCTCTACATGTCGATGATCCTCTCGATGACGTTCGCGCTGGTGTTCGCCATCGTCCTCCCGATCCTCACCGGCGACAACCCGACGCTCACCGTCTCGGCGGTCATCGTCCTGTTCATGCTGGTGCAGTTGGGCTTCTACGTCGTCATCCGGGCGATGGCCCCCCACGACCCCGTCTGGTTCCACTCCGAGGAGGGGGCGCCCTCGGACTTCCGGCTGTGGTCCAGCTTCGCGGTCGGCGTCTTCGGGACCGCCGCGCTCGTCGTCTTCGTCGGCGCCGGCCTGTTCAACGTCGGGCCGGGGCTGCGCGGGCTGCTCTTCTTCCTCGAGGACATCCCGCTCGCGCTGTACATCTGCGTCCCGATCACGCCGATGGCGATCACCGGGGTGATGCTCCGGTTCGAGGAGCGCAACATCGAGGAGCGGGACGGGGAGTTCCCGTCGTTCATCCGCGCGCTCGGTGCCGCCGAGTCGGCCAAACAGTCGACGACCGGCGACGTGCTCGCGACGCTCCACAAGAAGGACTTCGGCGCGCTCACGCCGGCGATCGTCCGCCTGTACCGCCGGCTCAACATCCGGATCAGCTCCGAGCAGGCGTGGTACACCTTCGCGACGGACACGCGCTCGTATCTCATCCAGAAGTTCTCGGACATGTACCTCGAGGGGCGCTCGATGGGCGGCCGGCCGAAGCTGCTCGGCGAGCTCATCTCCCAGAACATGAACACCGTCATGCAGCTGCGCGAGCAGCGCCGGCAGGCGACGGTGACGATGATCGGGCTGCTGTACGGGATCACCTCCGCGTCGGCGTTCGCGTTCTTCATCGGCCTGCAGGTCGTGAACATCCTCGCGGACCTGTCCCAGCAGTTCAACATCACCAACGCCGGCGGCGTCGGCAAGATCATCTACGCCGGGGTGTACGACATCGCGCTCATCGAGTTCCTGCTCCTGCTGGTCATCCTGTTCAACGCCGTGCTCTCGTCGGTGATGATCCGCACCATCGACGGCGGCAACAAGGCGAACGCCTACCTCCACTTCGTGCTCATGACGTGGCTCGGCTCCGGCGTCGCCATCTTCACGAAACACCTCGTCAGCGCGATCCTCACGATCTGAGTCCGAGCGTGCGGTGACGCCATCGATCGCGCGGGTGCCGAACGTGCGGATACGGAAGCGATCGCGGCCTGTCCCCGATCCCCGTCGCTCTCACGGCTGATACGTCACGGCGAACCCTTATACTCGCCCGACGCGGAGTCGTTGATAGCGGCGGTCGCAGGGACGCGGGAGCCGACCGCCGTCGGGTCGCGGCGAAGCCATGGGTAGGGACCTGGCGTTCGCGCGAACCCCGAGTCGGCCGCCCCGGTCGGGGCGGCCGGTGTTGTTCTCGTCGTGGCTGTCCGGTCCGTTCACAGCGAATGCGTCGTCGGCGACGCCGGGGCCAACGCCCGCGGTCGACGCCGGCAGGTCATGACCGACGTGCCGCCGGCGAGTCGTGACCGACGTGCGTACGACGCGGCGGCGCCGCTCGCCGTCGAGCGCGTCGAAAAAACGGAACCGAACGCAGCGGCGATTGCCCGCTCAGTCGTCGGCCTGGCCGCCGTCGGTGGCGACCGCGCCGCCCGTGCCCCTGCGGGCCTCCTGGATGTTGTCGTACCCCATCTTGACCAGCGACAGCGCCAGGTAGATCAGGGTGAACGCGATGGCGATCTGGACGACCGCCGACAGCATCGCGAAGGCCCCCGCCTCGGCCATCCACGCGTCGTTGAGGAACTTCGCGTAGATGTTGTCGTGGAGCGCGAGCCACAGCAGCCCGAGAACGGTGATCGTCACCATGACCACCATCGGGCCGCCGGTGGAGATGAGCTGCTTCGAGTCGCTCCAGTTGGCGAGCCACACCGTCGCGGTGAGCAGCGCCAGCGCAGCGAGCAGCTGGTTCGCGCCGCCGAACAGCTGCCACAGCGTCAGCCACGAGCCGCTCGTGATCATGACGTACGCGGGCACCGCCTGCACGACCGCGTTGCCGTAGCGGTCGGCCGCGAACGACTCGACCGGCGACTCGGGCGTGCCGACGATCTCCTCCATCATGTACCGACCCAGCCGGACGGCGGTGTCGGTCGACGTGAGCAGGAAGCTCACGAGCACCAGCGCCATGAACGGGCCGCCGAAGGAGGTCGGGATGCCGAAGCTCGTCAGGATGAGCCCGCCGCCGGTCGCGAACGTCGGCAGCGCGAGGCCGATGCCGCCGCCGACCTCGGGCGCGACGAGCGCGACCGTGATCAGCGCGACGGTGGCGAGCAGTCCCTCGCCGAGCATCCCGCCGTAGCCGATCGCGCGCGCGTCGGTCTCCTTGTTCAGCTGCTTCGAGGTCGTCCCCGACGACACCAGCGAGTGGAACCCGGAGATGGTCCCGCACGCGATGGTGATGAACAGCAGCGGGAACAGCGGCGCGCCGGAGCGGCCGATGAACCCGTAGAACGGTTCGAGTTGCGTGGTGAGCGGCTGGCTCGGCGTGATCGCGCCGATGCCCATCGCGCCGCCCAGCGTGCCGACGATGATCGCCAGCAGTGCCCCGCCGACCCCCGAGTACAGGAGGAACGACGAGAGGTAGTCACGCGGCTGCAGCAGCACCCACACCGGAAGCGCGCTCGCGAGCGCCCCGTACACGAGGATGATCGGGATCCACGCGGCGGTGTTGGCGCCGAGCGCGCCCGCGCCGGGGATCCACGACCCGCCGCTGCCCAGCAGAACGATCGTCTGTGCGGGCGCACGTGCGGCCGGCTCGAACAGCGCGACCGGGACCAGCGTCCCGACGTACACGCCCGCGAACATCGCGGCGACGAACGCGATCGTCCCCGGGATGAACGAGAGGTTCAGCTGGTACAGGTACACGCCGAACAGCACCGCCAACCCGATGTAGATCAGGCTCGCGGTCGCCGCCTCGGGGTACGCGTTGAACACGATCGCGACCACGAGTGCGAACACCGCGACGACGAGCACGATCGTGAGGAACGCGAACCACAGCAGCATGTTCTTGCCGCGCTCGCCCACGTACTCGCCGATGATGTACCCGATCGACTTCCCCTCGTGTCGGAGGCTCGCCGACAGCGAGACGAAGTCGTGGACCGACCCCATCAGCGGGTTGCCGATGGCGATCCACAAGATCGCGGGTACCCAGCCCCACACGACACCCGCGGTGATGGGACCCACGATGGGCGCGCCGCCAGCGATACTCGAATAGTGATGCCCCAAGAGTACCGGCTTCTTCGCCGGAACGTACTCCTGTCCGTCCTCGTATTTGTGTGCCGGCGTCTCCCGGTCCTCGTCCAGTTCGACGAACTGTGCGAGATACCGCGAGTACCCGAGATACCCCGCACTGAACAGTGCGAGTACCCCGATCACCAGCCACATTGCTGCCACCATGCTTGTTACCTCGTCACAGTCGTGTGCAGAATGAATATAAAAACATTAACCTTCGATGGTGGATCGACGGCGCTCAAACGGCAGTTTCGCCGGCCTGAACGATCGTTCTCCCTTCGTTACGTACCATTCGGTAGTGGATTTTGCGGAAAATCTGTCGTTGAATACTTTGTGGTTTGCCGCGCGCGCCTCGCGCGCACCCCACACACCCCACGCCGAACCGAACCGGGTCATCCCCGGCCGGGTGACTCACGCCGAGCCGTCCGGGGGGGTCGCGGGCGGGGCCGCCTCGATGTCGAGCTCGTCGGCGACCTCCGTGAGGAAGTCGCCCTTCACCTCCTCGACGCGGGTCTCGATCTCGGCGACGACGGGTTGCTCGAACTCCTCGCGAAGCGTCCGGAGGTGCGCGCGCTCGGTCGCGACGCGGTCGCGGAGGTAGCGCGCCCCGCGGCCGTTCTCGTCGTCGTCGGGCGAGGGAGTGAGCCGGTTCACCGCGAGCCCACGAACGGCGAGCCCGCGGTCGGCGAGTCCCTCGGCCGCGCGCCGCGTCTCACGCACCGACAGCTCGTCGGGGTTGACGACGAGGAAGAAGGCGGCGTGCTCGCGCAGCGTCTCGCCGGCGTACTCGAAGAACTCCTTGCGCTCCTGTAACCGCGCGAGGATCGGGTCGCCGTCCATCACTCTCCGGGGTTCGTTGTTGCCGATCGCGGCCTTCTCGTACAGGTCGATCGACTTCTCGCGCTTGCGCCGCAGCCGGTCGATCCACCCCTCCAGGAAGTCCGGCAGTCCGAGCAGCCGGAGCGTGCCGCCGGTGGGGGAGGTGTCGAAGACGACGCGGTCGAAGTCGTCGCTGGAGCGCATCACGTCGACGAACCGGTCGAACAGCGCGGCCTCGTAGGCGCCCGGGGTCTGATGTGCCATCTCGATCTGGCGGTCGATCTCGTTGACGAGCGCGGCGCTCACCTGGTCGCCGAG
Protein-coding sequences here:
- a CDS encoding chemotaxis protein CheD — its product is MSPTGSPNAGTPSAQPALDRSAPRRKVGLSDAAVATDGAVLVTSGLGSCLGVALHDPNVGVGGLLHAMLPASDGRPGAPEKFVVDGIDATVAAMVDAGADPDGLRAKTAGAAGMIEFETGGADGSVGDRNVAAAEAALRDRGIPVVGTDTGGARGRSLRFDTATGALHVSYAGGETVVL
- a CDS encoding FlaD/FlaE family flagellar protein, which translates into the protein MGLLTALPGAGVGGIPGADATLLVSFGLLGASLLDRFRDGDDGPGDVDDGGDDLLGGDDGAFGGDGGGDDDDLGDLGGMDDWDDDDPFGGEDGGGDDGVAELEKRVDDLENEVASLSSTVNTVRSENEEISGKVEDMGEDVRSLLDIYEMVTRGINPFVDDVQGGGDLGGEGDFGLFDDAGGDGGDDEEDLDEDLASADAEGFFDEDLAGDGMDDLDEMDEGDDLDGMDDEDDLGDMEGMDEADGFDDDLDGFGDDDADDTDSDTMATDNGGGKSFSELKDEYESGDADWDEGEAPDDGEGDALDALDAEPESNGHDEAGDLGMGGEEEPEPDPDPAPESTAGPTDPSRRGEGVDENGGFEFVEEDDLSDEPDKPYLTSLPGDYVGDLMVMEWLEFLVEESTTTDAVRAVNYYERVEWIDEEVADQLKGFLSGFGDIDRNLMDRPGTDHLDLDHHTRSLKYIMQLTDATAESVVIDRWPQLSGGMHGPQR
- a CDS encoding flagellin — encoded protein: MGLSVSASAGVVFLGVFLAVGIVYPAAANGFEQVSDARHDAADRALERANTGVDVTNATYYSGNDTVVVLADNDGTTTVGVNDATLLVDNEIPPEANVTRSVEGDAATALWLPGETARFEIEVGATAPNRTQVVVEHGVRDAIEVN
- a CDS encoding flagellar protein G translates to MAGGSAAELILFIAAIVIAASVAGTLTNEVDRVSDAISAKSLDVAGEIRADAEIVSDAGAQVYNRSGDENVTIHVRNTGASDLPAEPGTFDVLLDGEYQTGVNVSVVGGGEIWHRGDVVRLEFSTPDLPDGDHRLKLVVSGDEEVFRFRS
- a CDS encoding ATPase domain-containing protein — its product is MSRAQQNTLLSIGLPERDQLNKELGGGIPRGSIVLMEGDYGAGKSALSQRFAYGLVDEGASVTLLSTELTVSGFIDQMYSLRYDVTKPLLNEELLFLAADFDSGGNFSESDADRKELLKRLMEAETMWNSDVIILDTFDSILRNDPTFEALVRNNDERQAALEIISFFRDMISSGKVIVLTVDPSAVGDDAIGPFRSIADVFFELQMVEVGSDVRRNISVKRFAGMGSQVGDSIGFSVRSGTGIVIESRSVA
- a CDS encoding type II/IV secretion system ATPase subunit; amino-acid sequence: MTDQGQANPSSELKQLAMKRPHLREHLQKFKQITGEFPMFVDEIEGEHEARRPNVLYPVGGPIFCHVYGDFGQDTKYYTVEPTLSGAEEEVLDTVKSKLLRQSGHKPAPEGESGYDDLIEELLEDVTAVTEEQGQRNVLSTIKNFGRVEVSKQTYDNIRYRLNRDIVGFGPLEPVMRDPENEDIHVIGPKECHVDHGVFGMLETTVDFGTPTEFDNWLRNMGERMGDPVSDSNPIIDSTLPDGSRINIIYSDDVSIKGSSLTIRQGEETPLSINQITKWGTLSPELAAYLWLCLENEQTVFVVGETASGKTTTLNAVLSYIPRDSKIYTAEDTAEVVPPHSTWQQLLTREGDGGDSNDVDMFDLVAAALRSRPDYIIVGEVRGAEGRMAFQAAQTGHPVMLTFHASDIVSMIQRFTSEPINVPETFMDVADVALFQNRVKQGDDVLRRVTSVQEIEGYSKEMDGVVTRQVFDWDPVEDEIVFRGRNNSYVLEEQIATLLGYADTRDIYDDLSFRAELIERMIQEGILGYHEVNEAITSFQRDGVDGLPFDMHRTT
- the flaJ gene encoding archaellar assembly protein FlaJ, coding for MSTNSASASDFFPDSAAELAADLVASYDALDMSKRKYVGYILAPSAAFFLLTIVGAFLLPLPVTVRLPIPALGTLILVAAVFYPKLYLNGRQVAIENQLHLVMTHMTVLSTTNIDRMEVFRTLATEEEYGAAADELARVVHLVDTWNQSLDDALRRRAKEVPSDVFSDFFDRLGYTIGAGQTLDDFLLSEQDAVIQNYITVYEGALANLEVMKDLYMSMILSMTFALVFAIVLPILTGDNPTLTVSAVIVLFMLVQLGFYVVIRAMAPHDPVWFHSEEGAPSDFRLWSSFAVGVFGTAALVVFVGAGLFNVGPGLRGLLFFLEDIPLALYICVPITPMAITGVMLRFEERNIEERDGEFPSFIRALGAAESAKQSTTGDVLATLHKKDFGALTPAIVRLYRRLNIRISSEQAWYTFATDTRSYLIQKFSDMYLEGRSMGGRPKLLGELISQNMNTVMQLREQRRQATVTMIGLLYGITSASAFAFFIGLQVVNILADLSQQFNITNAGGVGKIIYAGVYDIALIEFLLLLVILFNAVLSSVMIRTIDGGNKANAYLHFVLMTWLGSGVAIFTKHLVSAILTI
- a CDS encoding carbon starvation CstA family protein, translating into MVAAMWLVIGVLALFSAGYLGYSRYLAQFVELDEDRETPAHKYEDGQEYVPAKKPVLLGHHYSSIAGGAPIVGPITAGVVWGWVPAILWIAIGNPLMGSVHDFVSLSASLRHEGKSIGYIIGEYVGERGKNMLLWFAFLTIVLVVAVFALVVAIVFNAYPEAATASLIYIGLAVLFGVYLYQLNLSFIPGTIAFVAAMFAGVYVGTLVPVALFEPAARAPAQTIVLLGSGGSWIPGAGALGANTAAWIPIILVYGALASALPVWVLLQPRDYLSSFLLYSGVGGALLAIIVGTLGGAMGIGAITPSQPLTTQLEPFYGFIGRSGAPLFPLLFITIACGTISGFHSLVSSGTTSKQLNKETDARAIGYGGMLGEGLLATVALITVALVAPEVGGGIGLALPTFATGGGLILTSFGIPTSFGGPFMALVLVSFLLTSTDTAVRLGRYMMEEIVGTPESPVESFAADRYGNAVVQAVPAYVMITSGSWLTLWQLFGGANQLLAALALLTATVWLANWSDSKQLISTGGPMVVMVTITVLGLLWLALHDNIYAKFLNDAWMAEAGAFAMLSAVVQIAIAFTLIYLALSLVKMGYDNIQEARRGTGGAVATDGGQADD
- a CDS encoding ArsA family ATPase, giving the protein MEKFVFFGGKGGVGKTTMSAAYSVKCADAGLDTLVVSTDPAHSTSDVFDQELGDEPQAVEGREGLWAMEIDPDEEVEHHLMETKRALGDQVSAALVNEIDRQIEMAHQTPGAYEAALFDRFVDVMRSSDDFDRVVFDTSPTGGTLRLLGLPDFLEGWIDRLRRKREKSIDLYEKAAIGNNEPRRVMDGDPILARLQERKEFFEYAGETLREHAAFFLVVNPDELSVRETRRAAEGLADRGLAVRGLAVNRLTPSPDDDENGRGARYLRDRVATERAHLRTLREEFEQPVVAEIETRVEEVKGDFLTEVADELDIEAAPPATPPDGSA